A stretch of DNA from Anaerobacillus isosaccharinicus:
CTGTTGAAATTTTTTGACTGCGTCTTCTGTAAGTTGCCCAAACGTACCTGTAACTTCACTTTGTAATAGCCCTAGTACTTTTAACTGGTGCTGGAGTTCACGAACCGCTTCGCCTGTTGAGCCACGTTTTAGGAGAAAGCTAGTTTCTGGTTGTGTGGCTGTTATTGGGTTTGGTTGGGTTAATTCTTGTGTTGGTTGTGTAGGCAGTGTTATCGGTTGTCCACCTTGTTGAGTTGGTGGCTTTGGCTCGGTTTGTGGTGTCGCCACTTCTTTTTTTAGATAATTCCTAAGGGTGTCGATCGTTCGTGCGTCGGCTATGCCGGTTGTTGGTAGTTGCACTTTTTTCTGAAATTCACGAATGCCCTTTGCTGTCACTTCACCATAGTAGCCTGTGTATGTATGGTGGGCGAAAAATTTGGCTTCATCTAATAGTCTTTGAAGCTCGATAACAGCTTGTCCACGGGAGCCAATTGAAAGCGCTGGCTGTTGCTGACTTCTTGATGTTTGTGTTGATGGCGTTTGTGGTGGTTGCTGAATTTTTCGTGTTAAAGCCGTTTGGGTTGTGCTATCTGCGATTCCAGTAGCTGTTAGCCCGTTACGGGTCTGAAAGTCTCGAATTGCCTTTTCAGTGATCGGGCCATAGTAACCCGTTGGATTTGTATGAAATACCCCGGCTTGCTTGAGCGCGTTTTGTAAGTTTGTCACCGCTTGTCCTCGTGAGCCAACTTTGAGAGTTGGTTGTGGTGTGGCTGGTTGTTGAGTTGGTGCTGGCTGAGTAGGCACGGTTGGTTGTTGAGTTGACGTCTGCTGATTTGGTGTGACTGTTGGTTTTGTTAGAGCTGTTAATGTGGCGTTGTCAACAACACCTGTTTTTGCAAGTTGGTTAGCTTGTTGAAATCGTTCTACCGCCTGTTTGGTAATGTCTCCGTAAAATCCTGTTGATGTATGATATGTGAAGAAGCCCTTTTGTTTGAGGACATCTTGAAGTTCTTTTACATCTTGGTGTCTCATACCAGGAGCTAACGGCTGATCTCCTAAAGCTGCATCTGTTGTTGCTGCACCTGTGAAAATGACACCTGCTGCTAATGCAGTTGTCATAATTCCTTTTTTATAGTTTCGCTCCATTACTTCCACCATCCTTATCCCGTTGTTCTTATTCTTTTATTTTACAATATTCGACTCGAGTTGATATGGGGCAATGGATATATTCTTATGAAAATTTAACTAATTGGTATAACATTTCCCACTTTCCCAATACTGTTTAGTGGAGGAGTTGGTAGTCATGGATCGGCTGCGTTTTTGGAAGGGATTATTGTGGGGTAGTTTGCTTGGTATACCACTATGGATTTCGGTGTTTGGCTGGGGGAAGATATTGGTGAATGTGTTTCGAGTTTGAGGGTTTTGGTGTTTGGCTTATAAAGGGGTTGGTTTGGCTTATAAATTGATTAGTTTGGCTTATAAGTGGCTTGATTCGGCTTATAAGTTGCCTAGTTTGGACGATAAAGAAAAAAAATTCAAGATTATAAACCACAATGTTGTACATACCAGATGGACTTTTAGTTGATTTTGTCCATTTGGGGTGTCAGACACCCTAAATGGACAAATTTTATAAAATGTCCACGGTGGGTGTCACCACTGAAAGATACCACTCAAAAATTAAAAAAACATTGCCCCGAGGCAATGTTTCTTCTAACTTTGTACTGTTGAAGGCTGTTTTAACAAGAGTTTCAGTTCCTCCGCGTTGATAGGTTTTGAGAATAGGAACCCTTGGGCGTGGTTACAGCCTTCTTTTTTTATAAGTTCTAATTGCTCTAGTGTTTCAATGCCTTCGCATGTCACGGTGAATTGAAGTGTTTTGGCCATGGCGATGATGAGTTTGACGATCGCTGCATCTTCATCGTTACCGTTGCTATTTTTTACAAAAGATTGATCAATCTTGAGCGTATTAATCGGGAACCTTTTCAATTGGCTAAGCGACGAGTACCCTGTGCCAAAATCGTCTAATGAGAAATGGACGCCTAGATCTTTTAAGGCTTGAAGCTTCTTGATCGCAGCTTCAACATTTATAATCGCCATATTTTCGGTGATTTCTAGATTGACGTGCTCCGGTTTAATCCCAGTTTCGCGGATCGTCTTTTTTACGAAGTCTACAAACCCATTGCGTTCGAATTGTTTGCGCGAAATATTCACCGAGACTTGCAAGTTATTACCTTCGTCGTTCCATTGTTTTACTTGCTGACAAGCAGTTTTTAGTACCCAATCATCAATATCAACAATAATGCCCATTTCTTCAGCAATTGTTAAAAAATCACCTGGGGGAACGATGCCTCGCTCAGGGTGATCCCAGCGAATTAATGCTTCAACACCATAAATTTCATTCGTTTTGACATCCACTTGTACTTGGTAGTAAACTTTGAATTCGTCATTTTCAAGGGCTTTGCGTAGTTCACTTTCAATGATGAGTTGATAATAGGTGCCTTTACTCATTCCCTCATTGTAGATTTGATAATTGTTTCGGCCTTCGTCTTTTGAGCAATACATCGCGATATCCGCATTTTTAATTAGTGTATTTGCATCTTGACCATGTTCAGGAAAGAGACTTACACCCATACTTGATGTAATGAAAAGTTCGCGACCGGTACACATGATTGGTAAGTCCGTGAATTTTTTATAAATCATCGTAATGAAGTCAGTAACTTCTTTTTCACTTTGAACTGAAGGAAGCATGATCGTAAATTCATCGCCACCAAAGCGACCGATGACTCCTCGCTCACCAACAGCCTCTTTTAAGCGAGTTGCCACACCTTTTAACATTTCATCGCCATGTTGATGCCCGAACGTATCGTTGATAATTTTAAAGCGATCAAGATCAAAGAAGATTAACGCTAATCTTTCTCCCTTTTTATCGTGATCTCTCAACGTTTCAGTTAACACTTGCTTAAATCGAATGCGATTTGGCATCTCTGTTAAGTTATCATGAAAAGCAAGATAGGATATTTTTTCCTCGGCAAGTTTTCTTGATGTGATATCGCGGATAATTCCGATGTAGTAGGTGTCATCTAAGTTGGCTTTTTTTATTTGAGTAATTGTAATGTAGGACCAGTAGAACTCACCGTTTTTTTTCTTGTTAACAAGTTCTCCTGTCCATGTTCCTTTATCCAGTATTGACGACCACATGTCGTCAAACACTTCTGCTGGCGTCTCACCAGACTGGAGGATACTTGGATTCTTTAAAAATAGTTCTTCGTATTGATACCCTGTTATCTTTTGAAACGCAGGATTAGCTGCTAAAATATTTTGCTTTGAATCTGTAATAATTAATCCATCGTTCATATGATTAAAAAGGTTCCAAACGTTTTCGTAATCAACGGCAAATTGTTTCACGTATTCTCTCATAGTATCTGACAGCGTTAATTGCCGCCTTTGCACCTCCCCAAAAAAGTAAGCAAGCTGATCTTAACGATTTTGGTCTATTTATCCAAAATCTCCCCAAACTTTAGTATAACAACAGAAGGAAAAAAGGACTATATACAGCGTAAAAAAGTGATTAGAAACAATACATTTAGTGACTTTTCTATGACATTTAGTTCTTTTGACATCCTTTTTTGTAACTAGTTTCCATAAAAAACGAACCCATTAAGTGGTATGGGTGTCAGACACCCCCCGTGGACATTTTATGTAATTTGTCCATTTGGGGTGTCTGACACCCAAAATGGACAAAAACGACTAAAAGTCCATCCTAGATGGACTTTTAGTCGTTTTCGCATTACTGTTTCTCTCCTAGTGCAAACATGAGCTCAGCTTCGGCTACTAATTTCCCGTCTACATAGGCGGTCCCTTTACCTTTACCGATAGACCCTCTAAGGCGTGTCATTTCTACTTCTAAGCGGAGTTGATCGCCAGGCTTTACTTGGCCTTTGAAACGGCAGCCATCAATTCCAGCGAAGAAAGCTAGGCGTCCGCGGTTTTCTTCTTTAATTAGCATTGCGACTGCACCTACTTGAGCAAGTGCTTCGATGATAAGTACCCCAGGCATTACCGGGAAATCTGGGAAATGCCCATTAAAAAACTCCTCATTAGCAGTTACATTTTTGATCCCGACTGCTCGTACCCCTTCTTCAACTTCAATAATTCGGTCTACAAGTAGAAATGGATAGCGGTGTGGAATAATTTCTTTGATTTGTTGGATATCTAACATTTTATTAGTACCTCCTATTAGTAACAGATATTATAAATGGATTGTATCATACTTTTATAGGGCTTGGCACGTGCGGAAAAGAAAAAAGCACTGGCACGAGCCAGTACTTTAAATAAATTATAGTTGTCGCTTAATCGCTTCGATTTCTTCAAGCGGTACACCTGTTAAGTCTGCTACTGTTTCATCACTAACACCCTTTTGGAGCATCTGTTTAACTATGCTGTTTCTACCTTCTTCTCTACCTTCTTCTCTTCCTTCTATTCTCCCTTTTTCCCTGCCTTCTTCCAATCCTTTTTCCAGTGCTTCTTGAGCTCTTAACTCTGCTTCTCGCTGTGCAGCTAAGTCATCGAGTACAACCTTGAGGCGCGACTCGTATTCGTACCACTTATCTTTGTCAGAGCTAAGTTTTTCCCAGTCTTGAAAAGCATCTTGCAAATTTGCATCACTCATAGAGATCACCTCCAATTCATGAAAGGGTGTTCTTCGGAAAATTCGGTATTAATAAAGCAAATATCATGAATACGTTTGTCGCCAGTTCTTTTTAAAATTGCATTGAGGAAGATAATCGTGATGTGCTTGTTTTTTTCATTACCAAACAATTGTTTGAATGCATAATCCACCTTCAAATCCATCAGTTTCTCTAATGGTAGCCTTTTAAGCACTCGTTCCAATTCTCATCACCTTCTTTAATAATTATAACATTTCTTCGTAAAAAAATTACACATAGATTGCTTTGTTTATGACTTATCTCTACCCTATTTTTATCACGCTCTCCAACTCTAGTATCGACTATATTTTACCATACAATCCCTCAAAGCGAAACGTATGTTCCTATTATAAGTGATAAATAGTTATCAATAATACACCAAAAAAGCCATGAAAACCAACAATCAGTTTTCACAGCTTTTTAATCTTGGTCTTTATAAATGATGTCATGAATTTTAAGCCATGGTCCTTTGCCAAAAACATCCTTTGGTTCGCCGTCTCCAACGACACCGTAGCCAAACATAGCACCTGCTAAGAGGCTGCCAGCAAAGATTAAGACAACTAAAATAATCCGGACCCAGATGGGAAGAATACGAATTGGTTTACGCCGATTACGCTTCTTCTTTTCTTCCTTCTGTTTCTTAATGCCTTGTCTATTTTGAACGTTAGGTTGTTTCTCATTATCTTTAGTCATTTTGATACACCTTTTGTTAGTGTTTAGTTCAGAGTGTACTGTTATTGTTAGCCAAGCATACTGAGCCTTGACTTCCGTTAATCTCTACACTTTAAACTAACCTCTAATATTATTTACTAATCCCATCATTTGATCGGCTATGGAAATAGATCGAGTATTAAATTGGTAAGCACGTTGAGCAAGAATTAAATCGCTAAGCTCTTTACCCATGTCAACGTTTGATCCTTCTAGAGCGCCTTGGATAACTGTACCCGGTACATTTTCTAAAACATCGTCAAATGTTAAACCTAGTTCTTCTAAGTTCGGAAACGTAAAATAGTTATCACCGATGTTTTGTAAAAGTTGCGGCTTTGTTGCTCGAACTATTTGAAGTCTCGCTACTTCTTGTTCCGTATCTACATTATTCCCATCTTTCATTGTAACAAGTATGCGCCCTGTTTCACTGATTTTAATAGATTCATGTCTTGCGGGAATTGTAATGGCTTGTCCAGTTTCAGACATCACATAATCACCGTTTCCAGTCACTAAGAATACTTCGTTATCATTGTTAGGATTTGGTGTGAAATAAAAGGCACCATCTCTTGTAAAGCGAGGTGGCCCTTCTGGAGAAAGAACTTCAAAAAGTAAATTCTTTTCAGCAAAAGCTACATCAAGAGGTCTCCCCGTTTGAATAATCGCCCCTTGGTCCATCCTCAAATGCGTCTGAGAAACTCGTGCTCCTGTACCAACCCGTAATCCAAGCGGTGTGTTACGACCAGTTTCTTGAGCATTCACTATTTGATTATTTAACTGTTGAAACAGTAAGTCTTGAAACTGAACATCGCGACGTTTAAAACCATTTGTATTCACATTTGCAACATTATTAGAAATCGTATCTAATTTTTTTTGCAATTGGCCCATCGTCACTGTCGCCGTGATCATTGATTGATTCATGAGAGCACCCTCTTTAATGTAGAATGTAAAATGTATAATGTAGAATTTTTGAAAGTAAAAGCTTCGAAGCAATTGCCGGGAGCATTTTACATTTTACATTCTACATTTTACATTTATCCAAGTCTTCCTATCTCGTTCGCGGCTTTTTCCATGCTGCGATCGTAGGCTTGTAGTACTTTTTGGTTGGCTTCAAAGGCGCGGAATGCGGTCATCATTTCTGACATGGTCTGGCCTGTATCAACGTTGGAACGTTCGATAAAGCCTTGTTGTAGTTGATATGACACATTACCATTACCAATTGCTGTCACAACAGGTTGTCC
This window harbors:
- a CDS encoding peptidoglycan-binding protein, whose protein sequence is MERNYKKGIMTTALAAGVIFTGAATTDAALGDQPLAPGMRHQDVKELQDVLKQKGFFTYHTSTGFYGDITKQAVERFQQANQLAKTGVVDNATLTALTKPTVTPNQQTSTQQPTVPTQPAPTQQPATPQPTLKVGSRGQAVTNLQNALKQAGVFHTNPTGYYGPITEKAIRDFQTRNGLTATGIADSTTQTALTRKIQQPPQTPSTQTSRSQQQPALSIGSRGQAVIELQRLLDEAKFFAHHTYTGYYGEVTAKGIREFQKKVQLPTTGIADARTIDTLRNYLKKEVATPQTEPKPPTQQGGQPITLPTQPTQELTQPNPITATQPETSFLLKRGSTGEAVRELQHQLKVLGLLQSEVTGTFGQLTEDAVKKFQQQHNLIADGLATTKTLQLLVQETTKQLLPAITLPSETRDSFHIINLIADASQLLGTPYQWGGTTSTGFDCSGFIQYVFQKNTVQLPRTVAQMWEVGTPVEQLQVGDLVFFETYMPGPSHAGIYIGNNQFIHSGTTAGVSISSLTSSYYSQRYLGAKRYY
- a CDS encoding putative bifunctional diguanylate cyclase/phosphodiesterase, encoding MREYVKQFAVDYENVWNLFNHMNDGLIITDSKQNILAANPAFQKITGYQYEELFLKNPSILQSGETPAEVFDDMWSSILDKGTWTGELVNKKKNGEFYWSYITITQIKKANLDDTYYIGIIRDITSRKLAEEKISYLAFHDNLTEMPNRIRFKQVLTETLRDHDKKGERLALIFFDLDRFKIINDTFGHQHGDEMLKGVATRLKEAVGERGVIGRFGGDEFTIMLPSVQSEKEVTDFITMIYKKFTDLPIMCTGRELFITSSMGVSLFPEHGQDANTLIKNADIAMYCSKDEGRNNYQIYNEGMSKGTYYQLIIESELRKALENDEFKVYYQVQVDVKTNEIYGVEALIRWDHPERGIVPPGDFLTIAEEMGIIVDIDDWVLKTACQQVKQWNDEGNNLQVSVNISRKQFERNGFVDFVKKTIRETGIKPEHVNLEITENMAIINVEAAIKKLQALKDLGVHFSLDDFGTGYSSLSQLKRFPINTLKIDQSFVKNSNGNDEDAAIVKLIIAMAKTLQFTVTCEGIETLEQLELIKKEGCNHAQGFLFSKPINAEELKLLLKQPSTVQS
- the fabZ gene encoding 3-hydroxyacyl-ACP dehydratase FabZ — protein: MLDIQQIKEIIPHRYPFLLVDRIIEVEEGVRAVGIKNVTANEEFFNGHFPDFPVMPGVLIIEALAQVGAVAMLIKEENRGRLAFFAGIDGCRFKGQVKPGDQLRLEVEMTRLRGSIGKGKGTAYVDGKLVAEAELMFALGEKQ
- a CDS encoding Rpn family recombination-promoting nuclease/putative transposase, yielding MLKRLPLEKLMDLKVDYAFKQLFGNEKNKHITIIFLNAILKRTGDKRIHDICFINTEFSEEHPFMNWR
- a CDS encoding DNA-directed RNA polymerase subunit beta — its product is MTKDNEKQPNVQNRQGIKKQKEEKKKRNRRKPIRILPIWVRIILVVLIFAGSLLAGAMFGYGVVGDGEPKDVFGKGPWLKIHDIIYKDQD
- a CDS encoding flagellar hook-basal body protein translates to MNQSMITATVTMGQLQKKLDTISNNVANVNTNGFKRRDVQFQDLLFQQLNNQIVNAQETGRNTPLGLRVGTGARVSQTHLRMDQGAIIQTGRPLDVAFAEKNLLFEVLSPEGPPRFTRDGAFYFTPNPNNDNEVFLVTGNGDYVMSETGQAITIPARHESIKISETGRILVTMKDGNNVDTEQEVARLQIVRATKPQLLQNIGDNYFTFPNLEELGLTFDDVLENVPGTVIQGALEGSNVDMGKELSDLILAQRAYQFNTRSISIADQMMGLVNNIRG